Part of the Pseudarthrobacter sp. L1SW genome, GGTTCCCCCGGAAACACCACTTCACCTGAGCACGAAGGGATGTCTTGGGACCAGTCTAGAAGACAAAGTCAAGGCCTGAAATGCCCCATTTGGAGCGTAGATCAACGCAGGCGGCCTTCGGAGGAACGGTCCGGGACCTTCTTCCCTAGCCGGGCGGGATTCCCCGCTTTAGGCTACGGCCATGGATACAGCTGCGACGGAACCGGAAGCCGAAAGCCTCGGCGTACATGACTGCTGGAGATACCTCCGGTCAACCTCCCTCTGCCGGATGGCCTTCACGCGTGGCGACACGGTGGAAATCTTCCCGGTGAACTACGTGCCCAGCAACGGAACACTGCTGATCCGTACGGGAGAAGGAACGAAGTTGGACGCCGTGGCTGAACGCAGGGTGGTGGCGCTGGAGGCCGATGGGCTGAACCAATACGGCACCATCGCCTGGAGTGTGGTGGTGAAGGGCCACGCAGTGGCCGTCACCGACGCCGAGGAATTCCAGGACGCCGCCGACGCGGGCTTGTCGCCCTGGCAGGCGGGACCCAAGAACAGCCTTATCCGCGTAACACCCGAGGAAATCACCGGACGGAGGTTCGTGATCGCTCCGCCAACCCATTGGTGGGCTCCGCAGGAACCGGCCGACAGGGCCTGACGCGCATCCTCACCGCCGGACCGACAGTACCAAGGAAGGTAACCCATGGACGCAACCAAGCCCATCGCCGTCGGCATCATCGACTCCTCCCCCTCGAACGCCGCCTTGCTGTGGGCGGCCGCCCGCGCCCGCCGGCTCAAGCTGCCGCTGGCAGTCCTCCATGTCCTGGATGACCGCTGGATGGCAGGCGAGGCGCTGGACGCCCTCCCCTATATTGACGCCCTGCGGAACTCCGCGCTGGACATGCTGAAGGAGGCCGGGGAACGCGTACGCGCGGCAGAACCCGACCTCCAGGTAACAACCGAACTCCTGGAAGGCAGCGTCGGGGGTTCGCTGGGCGACTATTCAAAGAACGCGTCCATGCTGGTCCTGGGCAGCAGCGGCCACTCCCGCGCCGCACTGACGGACCGCGCACTCCAGGCGGCCGCCACCGCAGAATGCCCGGTGGCGGTCATTGGCACGAACCAGGGCGGCGGCCAGGGCGTCGTGGTGGGCGTGGACGGATCAAGGGAGTCCACCCAGGCCGTGGCCTTCGCGGCATCTGAAGCTGACGCACTGGGCGAAGAACTCACCGTCCTCTACGCCTTCACCGGCCCCAATCGCTGGATCAAGGCCGGACTGCCGTCCAGCAGTTTCGCCGAGCACGTGGTGGAAGAGGAACAGATCGTGCTGTCGGAGACAGTGGCCGGGCTCCGCCAGGACTATCCCGGCCTCGTGGTGCATGGAGTCCTCGAAACTGTCCTGGAACCTGCCGACGCCCTGGTGCAGGCCGCCGCCAACGCAAGGATGCTGGTCCTGGGAAGCCGCGGCAGGGGCGGCTTCGGGAGGCTGCTCCTGGGGTCGACGGCGCATGGTGTCCTGACCCAGCCTCCCTGCCCCACCGTCATCACACGGCTGAAGAAGACCCGGCACGAAAAATGACCGGCGGAACCCTGCCAACGGCGTGATGTATGAAGCCCGGGAAAGCATCGAACACCAACCGTCCTCCAGCGTTCCCGGGGGCCGGCGGCGGCGCGACGGGCTTACCTCGGCTGAGGTCCTGGAGCGAACCAGCGCAGGACGGGGCAACAGTGTCCCGGGGACAACAAGCCGCAGTCTCTGGGAGATCGTCCGCGCGAACGTCCTGACCCTTTTCAACGGCATCGTGGCGGGGTGCTTCATCCTGCTGTTGGTGCTGGACCAGTGGCGGGACGCGCTTTTTGGCTTTTCAGCCCTCGGGAATTCCCTGATCGGCATCGTGCAGGAATACCGCGCGAAACAATCCCTAGACCGGCTGGCCATTCTCCACGCGGCGGAGAGCAGGGTGGTGCGGGACGGCCGGACGCAGCAGGTCCCCGCGGACGCCCTGGTTCCGGACGACATCGTCCTGCTCAGCGCCGGGGAACAGGTCAGCGCGGACCTCCGCCTCCTGGACGGAGGGTACGTCGAGGCGGATGAGTCCTTCCTGACCGGAGAGTCCGAACCCGTGTCCAAGGCCCCCGGGGCGGTGCTCCTCTCCGGGTCGCTGATCATGGCAGGCAGTGGCCGTGCGGAGGTGGTCCGGGCTGGAGCGGACACGTTCGCCAACAAACTCACGGCTGAGGCCAAACGGTTCTCCCTGGTCACGTCCGAGATCCGCTCGGGCCTGGACAAGGTCCTCCGTGTTATCACCTGGCTGCTGCTGCCCACCGCGCTACTTGTGGCCAACGCCCAGATCCAGAACGCGGGCGGCTGGGAGGATGCCGTCAGTTCCGGAGGCTGGGTACCCGGCACCCTGGGGCTGGTGGCCAGCATCATTTCCATGATTCCGCTCGGCCTGGTCCTGCTCACCAGCGTCGCCTTCGCCGTCGGCGGGGTCCGGCTGGCCGGCCACATGGTCCTGGTGCAGGAACTGGCGGCCGTTGAGGTCCTGGCGAGGGTCGACGTCCTGTGCCTGGACAAGACCGGCACCCTGTCCTCCGGTTCCATCGCCTTCGAGGCCGTGCACGACGCCGGCACCCCACCAGTCGAGGGGTGGCGGAAGGCGCTGGAGTGGTTCGGTGCGAAGGAGGAAGCCAGCACCACCGCCAGGTCCATCGGTGAAGCCTTTCCCGCAGCGGACCTCCTGCCTGCGGCCGGCTCCGTTCCGTTCACGTCGGCCCGGAAGTGGAGCTCCGTGACGTTCCCGCCTGGCTCCGGGGCTGCCGGAACCTGGGTCCTGGGAGCCCCTGATGCCGTCCTCGGGGAATCGCCCTCCCGCGCCGGCGCCCACAGGCTCGCCGCAGCGTTGGCCTCCACCGGGCGGCGGACCCTGGCCTTCGCCCACCTGCCGGGCTCCATGCCCGCAATCGGGGAAGACGGCAGGCTGCCCCCTGGACTGGTGCCGGTGGTGCTGCTGACCTTCCGTGAGGACATCCGGAAGGACGCACACAGGACCCTTGCCTACTTCCGGCAACAGGGGGTCACCCTGAAGATCATTTCCGGTGACGATCCGCGCACCGTGGCGGTCCTCGCGCGCGAGGTGGGGTTTGGACAGGGCCCGGCCTATGACGCCCGGGAACTGCCCACCGACCCCGCCATGCTGGAGGAGACCATGGAGGGCAACCACGTGTTCGGAAGCGTGACTCCCGCCCAGAAGCGCGACATGGTCCAGGCCCTGAAGCGGCGCGGGCACACGGTGGCAATGACCGGAGACGGCGTCAATGATGTGCTTGCCCTGAAGGACGCGGATCTGGGCATCGCCATGGACACGGCGTCACCGGCAACCAAGGCCGTGGCGCGGCTTGTCCTCCTGGACGGGCGATTCGACAGATTGCCCGCCGTGGTGGCAGAGGGCCGCCGCGCCATCAGCAACATCGAGCGGGTTTCCATGGTGTTCCTCAGCAAGACGGTGTACATAACGCTGATCTCGCTGGCTTTCGCGCTGCTGCTGTTGCCTTTCCCGTTCCTTCCGCGCCAGCTGTCCGTGCTCGATGGACTGACCATCGGCCTGCCGGCGTTCTTCCTGGCGCTGCAGCCCAGTGCGCAGCGCTACGCACCAGGGTTCCTTAAACGCTCCCTGGCCTTCTCGCTGCCCGCCGGCCTATGCGCAGCGCTGTGCGTACTGGCGGTCAACGCCTACGCACGGCTGGGCGGCCAATACAGTGCCGGGGCTGCCCAGTCCGCCACCGTCATCACCCTCGCCCTGATCGCGGCATGGGTCCTGGTCATGGCCTCGCGCCCGCTTAACTGGATCAAAACCCTCATCCTGGCCGGCATGTACGGCGGCCTGGTCCTGCTGTTCACCGTCCCGCCCGTGAAGGACTTCTTCAGGCTCGACTGGCCTCCCCCGGACCTGTTGGCGGCCTCCGTCATGGCAGCCGCGGCAGGAAGCCTTGCCATCGAAGGAGCAGGCTACTTCCAGCGGCGAGTGGCCGGCCGGCCAGGGGATGGCTGACGGAACATGACTTTTGGCTCTGTCCGGGCCCCGCCGGCCCATGCAACGGTTGTAATCCGACGGCAAGAGGAGGAACAGGTGCTCGCTTGGTGGGTGGACCGCCCCGGCCCCGTCTCTACCCGCCCCCTGGGCATGGGGATCCGCGAAGACCCCAGCCCCGGACCCAACGAACTGCTGGTTGATGTGAGCGTCTGCGGCATCTGCCGCACGGACCTGCACCTCACCGAAGGGGACCTCCCGCCCCGCCACCCCCGCGTTGTGCCGGGGCACGAGGCAGTGGGCGTGGTGGTCCGGAGCGGGCCGGGCTATTCCCGGTTCACCCCGGGGGACAGGGTAGGCGTCGCCTGGCTCGGCGGTGTCTGCGGTACCTGTGCCTACTGCCGGCGCGGAGACGAAAACCTGTGCACCGCCCCCGTCTTCACCGGATGGGACAGGGACGGCGGCTACGCCCAGCAGCTCACGGTCTCCCAGGACTTTGCCTACCCCATTCCGGATGTGTTTACCGATGAACAGGCGGCACCCCTGCTGTGCTCAGGGATCATCGGTTACCGCGCGCTGAAGCGGGCCCGGGTGCCTGCCGGCGGGCGCCTTGGCATCTACGGGTACGGCAGCTCCGCCCACCTGACCGCGCAGTTGGCCATGCACCAGGGGGCGTCCGTTTTCGTCATGACCCGCTCGGCGAAGGCCCGTGCCCTTGCCCGCGACCTCGGCGCAGAGTACGTCGGCGGCGCCTACGACGATCCGCCGGTGCCCCTTGATTCGGCCATCCTCTTCGCTCCGGTAGGCGACCTCGTGCCTGTGGCGCTCCGGGCCCTCGACCGTGGCGGAACGCTCGCCATTGCCGGCATCTACCTGAGCGACATACCGGCCCTGAACTACCACGACCACCTGTTCTACGAGCGCCAAGTGTGCAGCGTAACCGCCAATACCCGTGAGGACGGCCTGGAGTTCCTGTCGCTCGCAGCCGCAATTCCGCTGGAACCGGCCACCACCGTCTATCCCTTTGAGGCCGCAGGAAGCGCGCTGGCGGATCTCGCTGCGGACAGGATCACCGGTTCCGCCGTTCTCCGGGTCCGCGCTGGGCAGGCAGCACGCCACGGTGGGACCTTGGACTCTGGAACCTTCCCTGCATGAAGCGGATGGTGGTAGTGCCGGGTAACCAGCTGACCCGGACCAACCTGAGCAGGAGGCAAGAATGACCGAGCTGATGAAGTGGTTTGAATCCCGCCGCTCCCCCATGGACGTGATCGAAAGACTGTTCGAGGGCGAGGCGGGCACTTCCGCAATCCGGGTGGAGGAGATGGTGGACGGCAACACCCTGGTGGTGCGGGCGGAGCTGCCCGGCATCGACCCGGAAAAGGACGTGGACGTGACAGTGACCGACGGCGTGCTGTCCATCAGGGCAGAGCGGCAGGAAAAGAAGGAGCACAAGGACAAGGACAGCTACCGGTCCGAATTCCGCTACGGTTCCTTTGTCCGGCGGCTCCCGCTGCCCCGCGGCGTCCAGCAGGGCGACGTCACAGCTTCCTACAAGGACGGCGTCCTGGAAGTCCGTGCTCCCCTTCCGGACCAGGGCCAGGGACCCGCGGCGTCGAAAATCCCGATCAGCAGGGGTTAATGGTTGGCGCCTGGCCCTGCTGCGGGCCAGGCTCCCCACCCGGCGGTCAGCCGAACAGGATAGCCGCCTCCCTGTACCGTTCCTCGGGGACCACCTTCAGGCTTCCAAGTGCGAGCTCCAGGCCCACGGTGACAATATCGGTGCCCCGCAGGGACACCATGGTGCCCCACTTCCCGTTGGCGGCCGCTTCGACGGCGGCCATCCCCAGCCTCGTTGCAAGCACCCGGTCATAGGCCGTCGGTTCCCCGCCCCGCTGGATGTGGCCCAAAACGGTGGCCCGCGTTTCAATGCCCGTCACTTCCTCCAACCGCTTTTCCAGCAGGCGGCCGACGCCGCCAAGCCGCGGGCGCCCGAAGGTATCGAGGCCCCGGGGAGCGTAGGGTGCCTCCTGTCCTTCCAGCGCGAATGCCTCTGCCACCACCACCAGTGGCGCCCTCCCGCGCTCCCGCGCGGACAGGACCCAGGCGGAGATCTGGTCCAGGGAGACTGGATGCTCGGGAACCAGGATGGCATGGGCGCCGGTGGCCATGCCCGCGTGGAGCGCAATCCAGCCTGCATTGCGCCCCATGACCTCCGCAATCATGCACCGGTGGTGGGACTCCCCGGTGGTCCGCAACCTGTCGATTGCGTCCGTTGCCGTTTGGACTGCCGAATCAAAACCAAAGGTGTAGTCCGTTGCCCCGAGGTCGTTGTCAATCGTTTTGGGCACGCCCACCACGTTGATGCCCTGGTCCGACAGTGCTTTCGCCGCCGCCAGGGTTCCTTCACCGCCAATGGCAATAAGGCCCTCCAGGCCGTTGCGCCGGAGGCTGTCCCTTACCGCGTCAACGCCGCCGTCCTTGAGCGGATTGGTGCGGGAGGTTCCCAGGACGGTTCCGCCAAGCCGGGACAGTCCCCGGACGCTGGGGCGGGGCAAGGGAACAACATCCTGTTCCAGGACTCCCCGCCAGCCGTCGCGGAAACCCAGGAACCCGTAACCGTGGGCAACGTCGCCGCCCAGGACGGCTCCCCGGATCACGGCGTTCACCCCTGGGCAATCGCCGCCGCTGGTCAGGATGCCGAGTTGCTTCATCATGCCGCCGATCCCTGTGCCTGCGCCGGCAGCCGGAAACTCCGGGCCTGCCCGGCCGGGAGGGCCGTGTCCCTGCCGTTCACGCGTACCCTGATAGGGTCCGCGTCCCCTGGGGCGGAGGCCAGGTGCATGCGTCCGTCCCTGAGTTCAACCTTGAGGTGGTGTCCCCGGTAGCGCACTTCAAAGGCGACAGCCCGGAGCCCCCTGGGCAGGTTGGGTGCGAACACAATGGTGTCGCCGCTGAGCCGCAGTCCCGCGAAGCTGCGCTGGATAACGTCGATGGATCCAGCCATCGCGCCCAAATGGATTCCTGCCCGTGTTGTGCCGTGCTGCGTATCGTCGAGGTCGGCGTCGAGAGCCTCCCGGAAACTGTCCCATGCACGGTCCGCATCCACCGCCGCCAGGACGGAGGCGTGCGCCACGCGGCTGAGCGTGGATCCATGGGCGGTCCGGGCAAGGTAGTACTCGATGGTCCGGTTCAGCTGGTCCGGGGTGAAGGCGTAGCCGAGTTCGGACAGGAGGCTGATGAGTCCCTCCTGGCCCAGCAGGTAGGGCAGCATCAGGACATCTGCCTGCTTGGCGAGCTTGTAGCGGTTGGTTTCGTCCCCCTCAGCCTCCAGGATCAGGTCCAGCCGCTCGATGCTGTCATAGGCCTCGCGGTAGCGGTCCCAGTCGAGTTCCTCCAGTTGTTCGTAACCGGCGAACTGGCTGATGACGCCGTCGGCGTGGAACGGCACAAAGAGTGCCCTGCCCACCAGCTCCCAGCCGGCAACTTCCTCGCTGGTGATGCCGAGGCGGTCCATCAGCCCGCCCAGTTCGTTGCCCTGGACAATTGAGACAATCTCAGCGGCCCGGAGGCACGCCCAGGCAGCCATGACGTTGGTGTAGGCGTTGTCATCGAGTCCCGGAGCAGCGCTGCCCGGATAACCCGTGTGGTACTCATCGGGCCCCACGACGCCGCGGAGGTGGTAACGGCCGGTGTCCTGGCTGTGCTCCGCCCGGGACGAGAAAAAACGGGCAACGTCGATGACCAGTTCGGCGCCCCTCCGGAGGAGCCAGGCTTTGTCACTTGTGGCCTGGTAGTACTGCCAGGCGTTGAACGCCACTGCCAGGCCGGCGTGCAGCTGCATGTGCGAATGGTCCTTGACCCACCGCCCGGACCTGTCGTTGTAGAGCCATTTCGGAGTCTCCTCCGTCCCGTCGCTGCCGCTCTGCCAGGGAAACTTCGCACCCGCGAGCCCCTGGATGGAGGCGGCGTGACGGGCCGCGGGAAGCCTGCGCCAGCGGTAGTCGATGAGGGACCGGGCAACATCGGGCGTCCTGGACGTCAGGAGGGGCAGCACAAACAGCTCATCCCAGAAGACGTGGCCCCGGTAGCCCTCGCCGTGGAGCCCGCGGGCGGTAACTCCCGCATCAAGCTCGGCCGTGTGGCGGGTCAAAGTCTGCAGCACATGGAAAATGTGCAGGTTGAGGACCAGGCGCACCTGGACCGGTGCGTCGATGTCCACCAGGAACGGACGCAGTTCACGCCGCCAGGCCTCCTGGTGGGCAGCCAGAAGGGCTTCGAAGTCATCATCGGACCGCTCCAGGACTGCGCGTGCAGCCGACGCCGGGGAGGAAATCGCACGGTCACGCGAGGTCACAACGGCCACGGCCTTGCTGATCCTCGACGGCGCCCCGTCGACGAGCGGAACCTGGAACGTCCGGAAGTGGAAGGCACCCTTCCTGCCGGGGTGTCCCGCGCCCTGCGCCCCGGCGGCCCCGGTGCGGAATGCGGCAGCTATCCGGACCAGGCTTTGCGTCGTTTCAGCCTCAACGACGGAAATGTTGTCCGGAGGGGACTGCAGGGCGCCGCTTCCAGGCCCGGTCCGGTCCACCAGGTGGGTCCCGGGGCCGGCCCCCTGGCCGGGAGTGTTCGCGTTCCTGACGCCGGCATTGATCCCGCTGCGGACGTCCACTGAACCGCTCCAGCCCAGCGGGGTGACCTTCATTTCCAGGGCCAGCAGGTGTGGTTCGGCCATGGACACGAACCGGGTCTGGACCACTTCCAGCCGCCGCTTGTCGGCAGCTTCCAGCAGCAGCCGCCGTTCCAGGACGGCCCGCTGGAGGTCCAGGGTGCGGCGCTCGCGGAGGACAGTCATTCCTCCCGCCGACCACCACTGTCCCGACCCCAGCCGAAGGTCGACGGGAAGGCAGTCAGGAGCATTGACCATGTGTTCTTCCACGAGCACTTCACCGGCCACTTCAGCGGTTACACGGTTGTACACCCCCGCCAGATACATGCCCGGGTACCGGAAGCTTCCACCTTCCGGCGCCGCGCCCCGCACGCCTAAGTAGCCGTTGCCAAGGGTGGTCAGCGCTTCGCGGTGCCCCTCGTGGCCG contains:
- a CDS encoding pyridoxamine 5'-phosphate oxidase family protein, with the translated sequence MDTAATEPEAESLGVHDCWRYLRSTSLCRMAFTRGDTVEIFPVNYVPSNGTLLIRTGEGTKLDAVAERRVVALEADGLNQYGTIAWSVVVKGHAVAVTDAEEFQDAADAGLSPWQAGPKNSLIRVTPEEITGRRFVIAPPTHWWAPQEPADRA
- a CDS encoding universal stress protein, which encodes MDATKPIAVGIIDSSPSNAALLWAAARARRLKLPLAVLHVLDDRWMAGEALDALPYIDALRNSALDMLKEAGERVRAAEPDLQVTTELLEGSVGGSLGDYSKNASMLVLGSSGHSRAALTDRALQAAATAECPVAVIGTNQGGGQGVVVGVDGSRESTQAVAFAASEADALGEELTVLYAFTGPNRWIKAGLPSSSFAEHVVEEEQIVLSETVAGLRQDYPGLVVHGVLETVLEPADALVQAAANARMLVLGSRGRGGFGRLLLGSTAHGVLTQPPCPTVITRLKKTRHEK
- a CDS encoding HAD-IC family P-type ATPase: MYEARESIEHQPSSSVPGGRRRRDGLTSAEVLERTSAGRGNSVPGTTSRSLWEIVRANVLTLFNGIVAGCFILLLVLDQWRDALFGFSALGNSLIGIVQEYRAKQSLDRLAILHAAESRVVRDGRTQQVPADALVPDDIVLLSAGEQVSADLRLLDGGYVEADESFLTGESEPVSKAPGAVLLSGSLIMAGSGRAEVVRAGADTFANKLTAEAKRFSLVTSEIRSGLDKVLRVITWLLLPTALLVANAQIQNAGGWEDAVSSGGWVPGTLGLVASIISMIPLGLVLLTSVAFAVGGVRLAGHMVLVQELAAVEVLARVDVLCLDKTGTLSSGSIAFEAVHDAGTPPVEGWRKALEWFGAKEEASTTARSIGEAFPAADLLPAAGSVPFTSARKWSSVTFPPGSGAAGTWVLGAPDAVLGESPSRAGAHRLAAALASTGRRTLAFAHLPGSMPAIGEDGRLPPGLVPVVLLTFREDIRKDAHRTLAYFRQQGVTLKIISGDDPRTVAVLAREVGFGQGPAYDARELPTDPAMLEETMEGNHVFGSVTPAQKRDMVQALKRRGHTVAMTGDGVNDVLALKDADLGIAMDTASPATKAVARLVLLDGRFDRLPAVVAEGRRAISNIERVSMVFLSKTVYITLISLAFALLLLPFPFLPRQLSVLDGLTIGLPAFFLALQPSAQRYAPGFLKRSLAFSLPAGLCAALCVLAVNAYARLGGQYSAGAAQSATVITLALIAAWVLVMASRPLNWIKTLILAGMYGGLVLLFTVPPVKDFFRLDWPPPDLLAASVMAAAAGSLAIEGAGYFQRRVAGRPGDG
- a CDS encoding zinc-dependent alcohol dehydrogenase family protein is translated as MLAWWVDRPGPVSTRPLGMGIREDPSPGPNELLVDVSVCGICRTDLHLTEGDLPPRHPRVVPGHEAVGVVVRSGPGYSRFTPGDRVGVAWLGGVCGTCAYCRRGDENLCTAPVFTGWDRDGGYAQQLTVSQDFAYPIPDVFTDEQAAPLLCSGIIGYRALKRARVPAGGRLGIYGYGSSAHLTAQLAMHQGASVFVMTRSAKARALARDLGAEYVGGAYDDPPVPLDSAILFAPVGDLVPVALRALDRGGTLAIAGIYLSDIPALNYHDHLFYERQVCSVTANTREDGLEFLSLAAAIPLEPATTVYPFEAAGSALADLAADRITGSAVLRVRAGQAARHGGTLDSGTFPA
- a CDS encoding Hsp20/alpha crystallin family protein, which codes for MTELMKWFESRRSPMDVIERLFEGEAGTSAIRVEEMVDGNTLVVRAELPGIDPEKDVDVTVTDGVLSIRAERQEKKEHKDKDSYRSEFRYGSFVRRLPLPRGVQQGDVTASYKDGVLEVRAPLPDQGQGPAASKIPISRG
- a CDS encoding 6-phosphofructokinase; the encoded protein is MKQLGILTSGGDCPGVNAVIRGAVLGGDVAHGYGFLGFRDGWRGVLEQDVVPLPRPSVRGLSRLGGTVLGTSRTNPLKDGGVDAVRDSLRRNGLEGLIAIGGEGTLAAAKALSDQGINVVGVPKTIDNDLGATDYTFGFDSAVQTATDAIDRLRTTGESHHRCMIAEVMGRNAGWIALHAGMATGAHAILVPEHPVSLDQISAWVLSARERGRAPLVVVAEAFALEGQEAPYAPRGLDTFGRPRLGGVGRLLEKRLEEVTGIETRATVLGHIQRGGEPTAYDRVLATRLGMAAVEAAANGKWGTMVSLRGTDIVTVGLELALGSLKVVPEERYREAAILFG
- a CDS encoding HAD-IA family hydrolase, which encodes MTASPTAAAAKPPFDAVIFDLDGVVTNTALVHQAAWKEAFEQILQDPRIPAAADRSPLTKADYRTYIDGLPREEGVLKFLASRGVRVDRGSDRDEPGTWTAFGLGALKNRLFLEHLRREGVQSYPGTMQLLQRLSDAGVPTGVVTSSRNASSVLDAAGIPGKFNVILDGTAAANLGLRGKPAPDVFLAAAFRLGVSPSHAVVIEDSVAGVLAAHRGGFGLVVGIDRNGTRRELEAAGARSVLNDVGELDLGLVVGDPWQLVYEGFDAGHEGHREALTTLGNGYLGVRGAAPEGGSFRYPGMYLAGVYNRVTAEVAGEVLVEEHMVNAPDCLPVDLRLGSGQWWSAGGMTVLRERRTLDLQRAVLERRLLLEAADKRRLEVVQTRFVSMAEPHLLALEMKVTPLGWSGSVDVRSGINAGVRNANTPGQGAGPGTHLVDRTGPGSGALQSPPDNISVVEAETTQSLVRIAAAFRTGAAGAQGAGHPGRKGAFHFRTFQVPLVDGAPSRISKAVAVVTSRDRAISSPASAARAVLERSDDDFEALLAAHQEAWRRELRPFLVDIDAPVQVRLVLNLHIFHVLQTLTRHTAELDAGVTARGLHGEGYRGHVFWDELFVLPLLTSRTPDVARSLIDYRWRRLPAARHAASIQGLAGAKFPWQSGSDGTEETPKWLYNDRSGRWVKDHSHMQLHAGLAVAFNAWQYYQATSDKAWLLRRGAELVIDVARFFSSRAEHSQDTGRYHLRGVVGPDEYHTGYPGSAAPGLDDNAYTNVMAAWACLRAAEIVSIVQGNELGGLMDRLGITSEEVAGWELVGRALFVPFHADGVISQFAGYEQLEELDWDRYREAYDSIERLDLILEAEGDETNRYKLAKQADVLMLPYLLGQEGLISLLSELGYAFTPDQLNRTIEYYLARTAHGSTLSRVAHASVLAAVDADRAWDSFREALDADLDDTQHGTTRAGIHLGAMAGSIDVIQRSFAGLRLSGDTIVFAPNLPRGLRAVAFEVRYRGHHLKVELRDGRMHLASAPGDADPIRVRVNGRDTALPAGQARSFRLPAQAQGSAA